Below is a window of Ovis aries strain OAR_USU_Benz2616 breed Rambouillet chromosome 20, ARS-UI_Ramb_v3.0, whole genome shotgun sequence DNA.
CTTTTACTGAATTTTAGTCTAAATGATAGTAACGTGCAGTGTACTTTCAAATCTGACCTTCAGAAAGACCATccatttttcttatctttcaaaATTCCCAAgtcttttggaaaagaaaataaaaacgtTATCTAAAATACCTATTAGTTTAACGGGTATTCTTTGTCCCCCCAGGTTGAGAGGGCAGTTGCAGGAAGCATCGGGAACACGGATCTCTGTACCCGCTGCAGAAATGATTACCCCATCTCACCCGACCCCGGGCGGGCTGCCCCCTGGCGCGCGCCTATCAATCACCAGCACGTGGGACGCCAGGCGTCAGGGCTGGTTACCTGCCGTACCTGCGCTCTGGCCGCTGAGCTCCGTCTCCGTGGCTCTCTCCGGTTCTGCAGTCTGCAGCCCGCCTGCGGTCTGTCTGGGCTTTCTCTCTGCCCGGGCGGGTGGTGGGCTCTTGGGCTCTGCCGAAAGGCGGGCCCCCACCGGCCCCCGCGGCGAGCAGTGCTTCCTGTGGAAGTGCTGCTGCGCGCTCTCGGGGTCCTGGAAGGCCTTGCTGCACGTGCCGCACTTGATGAGGCCCCTAGGCGGGGCCTCCAGGTCCGCGTGCGCCTGGCGCACGTGCGTGTGCAGGTCACTAAGGCTCTGAGTTGTGGCTGAGCACACGCCACAGCGGAACCACAGGCGGCCCTGGCCCAGCAGGGTCTGCAGACAGCGGCCGTGGTCCTCCCGCCTGTTGACTTTGCAGAGGTAACTCTCGCGGCAGCCGCAGGTCAGCAGATTACCCGTCTCTATTACTGGAAAATCACTCTCCGTTTTAATggaaggttcccttttttctGACACAAATACATAGTCTGTACTGTGGTGCTCCTTATAATGAGTCAAAAATGCATCTTCCACTTTAAAACTCAGATCACAAAGCCCGCAGAAGTACTTCATCTTCACCTCACTGTCGTGCTCATCCTGGCAATGTCGTTGCAGTGTTTCCATCTTGTGAAAAGTCTTTTTGCAATGGGTGCAGCTGTACCTGTGAAACTGGTGACTTGTTAAAGACATGCAGTGTTGCTTTACGCATTCTTGGGAGTCAAACATATCTTCACAAATTCGGCATTGCCATTTACCCCTCAGAGGACTGTTTGCTGGGGAGTGATCAACAACAGTAATAGCTGAAGGATTCTCAGCAGTCAGATCACTCACCAGCGCTGTAGAGGATGATGGCAAAGTGTCACCTGCCACCTCATCTGTCTCATAAAAATACCTGTGTCCACTGTGAAACTCAGTCACATGGGCCATTATAGCCTCTTTCCTCCTCAACTCCTTTTTGCATGTTCGACACCAGAAAAGAAAGTTATTTAAATGTGCCCCTCCATGAATGCGGCTCATGTGTAAACGGATGACTCCCAAATCTTCACACACCTTCCCACAGACCACACACTTGTAACACATTGTGTTTGCTGAGAAAACATGCTTTTCTACTGCGTCTTCACTGGGGAAGCGTTGATGGCATTCACAAAACCAGGTTTTAACAAGTGACCTTTCCTTCTGAAAACAAACCACACCCCCAAGGCTTTTAACTCCTAAATTCATCTTCTTTTTTGGAACAGTGCTACAATCCTGTGAGCTAGATTCTTGAGAGGACATATTTCTTTTCAGTGATGAAAATTTTGACTCATCTTGCAACAGGTGCAAGTCAGAAGGAGGTTTGTTCCCTTCACTGCTGTGGCAATAAAGTAAGATTGATTCTTCCATTGAGTTAATGAGTCGGACTTTGTGTCCTGAATTCTGCTTGTGATTCCAGGTACTGGTTTCATCCACAAAGACATGGTTGCAATGTGGACAGTAACCTCTCAGGAGGAATTTCTCTGCCACCTGAGCAATGCTCTTCTCAGCTAGAGCTACAGGACCGGCATTTCGACAACGAACTCTAAATTGGATAAAAAGATAAACTTGTAAGTATTTCTAAACGCagtctctctgctttttattgtAGTAATTATTAAGTAAACATGTGTACACAGCACTAAAGGTTGTTTTTCAACAAACAGGCAGATGATATAATAATATCCTATCTACCTGAACATTACCTACATTTTGTCTGATTTTAATCCATATATCAAAGGATAaaactagaattaaaaaaaattgtttttaatccagacaaattttagaaaagtagaaacaatgtAAAATGCACTGATAGGAATGTTCTGAGACAAGCAGGTAGCCAACTTCTCTGCGGTACAGAGGAACACGACAGTGACATTCTCAACAACCTGGTGCCTGTTCTTTAAGAATGCACTGATTTTAGGTCAGGAGCATGCCATGCTCATGGTTGCTTTTACACTAAAAAGTGTCCGACATCACTGTTCATCAGGGAAATCCAGATTAAAACCAAATGAGACTCTCAAAAGAACAACTAAAATGAAACAAGACTGGCAACAGCAAAccttggcaaggatgtagagaaactgaCTCTCTCTCACCCAGCTGGGAGAAACACGCACCACTGCACACTGGGAAATGTCGAGTAGACTTCAAAAACTAAATACACATCTACTCTTTGATCTCGCAATTCCAATCCTAgatatttatccaagagaaatgaaaacatgtgtctATAAAATGATTTGTATAAGATGCACATAATAGCTTTATTCACAACagctaaaaactgaaaaaaatccaaaggtCCACCAACATGAGGATGAATAAGCAAATTGTGCTATATTATTCACAAATAAAAGAGAACAATGAACtaaacaatatggatgaattgTACAGATGCTATGACAAACACAAAAGAGTGCATACTatacatgattccatttacataaagaTCTAGAGGAGATATATCAATGTAAGGTAGAAAAAATATCCGAACAGACTGCCTGGGGATGAGAGAGTGGGAGATGACCCGGAAGGAAGGATGGGCTGACAACTGTATCCAGTCTACAAATCATAAAGGTTAAGGGGGCAGAGGGCTAGGAatgaaaaacacatgaaaaaaatcataacGGTTAAGATTTGTAAACTTCAATAAATTGAAACAATACGTCAGAAACAAAGAACTATAAACAATCACTAAGCGTGATAAGGTGCATAAAGATGTATAAGAATGGTGGTGGTAAGCATTATCAAAGTTGGGAGATgtataagaattgatgcttttgaactgtggtgttggaggagactcttgagagtcccgtggactgcaaggagatccaaccaatccattctgaaggagatcagccctgggatttctttggaaggaatgatgctaaagctgaaactccagtactttggccacctcatgcgaagagctgactcattggaaaagactctgatgctgggagggattgggggcaggaggagaagaggatgacagaggatgagatggctggatggcatcactgactcgaaggacgtgagtctgagtgaagtctgggacttggtgatggacagggaggcctggtgtgctgcaattcatggggtcgcaaagagtcggacacgactgagcaactgaactgaactgaactgatgctagtCTGTTGACGTGCATACAGTGAAATTTTCCAtgaaataattaagaataaaaatccTGGCAGGATGAGGATTTGAACTGATGAACTCAAGAAATACAAGTCAGAACTAGGACTGTTAACATCAGTAATTATACCAACTTTATACAGAGTAATTATACTCAGCTGCCTGTTTTTTAGAGAATGTATTTTACTTGAAACCTTGTGAAAACAATTGTTCTAAGTAAACAAATGCAACTGTATCACTGAGTAGATACAAacttttaatgcattttaaagaaataagggGGGGGGGACCTAAGAGAGCATCAAATGCGAACTACAGTCTTTGAATTATGAATCCAACAAACCAAATGTAAAAAACTTCATGAAGTGACCAGGGAAAATTTGATAACTGATCAGATGTTTGATGATATTAAAATACTAGTTTTTTAGGTATCACGGTattacagttatttttctttaaaaaaacaaaaaagaaagaatgcttATCATCCATAGGTATATCCTGGAGTATTTAcagataaaataacaaaatttgcttcaaaataagaACTTGCAGGGATGAAAGTGTCATGTAGtgacaactactgaagcctggtgACAGGTGTATTAGGGCTTATTATACTCATTACTTTTGTATATTGCTTGATAATTTTCATTGTAAAGACAAAAATACCACACTCGATTATTTGATCAATTTGGCCTTTGACTGACATGCAATTTTTCACGTTTGTCATACTTTCCATGCTCAAAGCCAACATTCTATCTTAACCCTCTCCTCCCACAGGCACAACCCTCAGCAACCCATACAAAACTTACAACTGTCAGCTTGTTTAACGTCTACAGCAGTATCAATGAATCCACTTTCCTCATACCTCTCCTCTTATGGTAAATCTGGGTAATGTCCAGGCAAATATCCACTCTCATTTTAAAGGAGAGAAACACAGAATATAAAACTATTTGTTGAATCCCCCTGTTGGTGAAGAGCCTTCTGGGCAGGACCAGTACAAACCTGAAATGGGCAGTAAGCTCCATGTGGGAACGTAGGGTCTGGTGGCAGGCCACACACTTAACTTGAAATGGAACATCTTTGCACAGAGAGATCAAAAGTTTCTTTGCAAAAGATGGAAATGATATTGGCTGTGCCACTGCCTTGTCATCTGGAAGACAAAATGAACTATAACTTGCAGAGATTCGAGTGGAGTGACCCGGCCTTCCTCCCCTCTGCCTTTCTCAACATCCGGTTAGTAAGTGAAAGAAGATAATTATTTATGTGATAAAAATCTAAGAAAAGTCATTTTCTAGCTTCAATTAAGTGTGATGGATGCTGAACTCATGCTCAGACTAAAATCTGAGTTTGAATGCAGGGAAACACCCAACTTCCCAATGGATATACAAAAACATTATTGTGCATAAATGTTTTCTTCCCAAGTTTGTCTTCATTCCTCAAAGTAAACCTTACTCTTAGGTACAGATAAATattaagaatcttttttttttgaaaaataaaaactgagataaACATCTTTCACTTTCACGGTTCTAAAAATTAATGTGAAAATAAGTTATCTCAAGAATTATCTGAGATGTACAGTAAATCATCAAAGGTTAAGGGAGTTTAATAATTTTCATCAGAAGAGAGTAAGAACATACCACCCAGTTTAAAACTCTGATGGAAATGATTCTTtccagacatatgcttcaaacACTCATCCTTGCTGCTAAAAAGTAGGAAGCAATTTGGACACGCAAAACACTGAATAATCTGAGGAAGAAGGTTGTTTTTATGTCCATCATCTGCAGCTTCCTAAAATACAAGGCAAAGCTATATTATAGACAACTAAAATCAATACTCAGTTTCTTAAGTCAACTTTCAAAATAACCTATTTATTATACATTTGGAATATTTTGTATCAGTTTTTAACATGAAAACTTTTCTTCCCTGTGAACTGTGGAATTGTTTTATCATAAATAAGGTCccatatatgaatttttaaattttttccttaaaaataaattgtttccaTCCTTCTGTGACAATAAAGATAAAAGTATGTTTGCTTTCTagacattttttatatatatgcaatattatataaatgcatAAGTATTTTCATATCacatgttttatgttttgctttgccCACTCTGCAATATAACCTATGTTTACAAACATGTATTCTTCCATAAATTTATCCATGTTTGtcatttataaaaaaatatacaagGGAAACTGCCATTGTTTTACCAAATATTGTCCTCTTACAGATCTtctgcctctcagttttcttatcccATAATACCTAACAGAAATCCCTAAAAATCAACTGGTGTCACTCTAGTTTATTCTCTGTAATGACCACAAACTACTTCATGGTGTGGATCTACTAAGATTTAGTCAACTATTCattttcaggctttttttttttttttgccactacAATGATTTtgtaaacatatttataaaactatATTGTTGACTACATATACTTATTATATACTGCTTTCCCCTCGTTATCAGGAGTGGCCCTATTGGGTTAAAAGTTTTTGGTAATTAAAAGATATTGTGTAACTGCTGCTCAAAAAGATTCTACCAATTCAGGTTCCCTAGCACCGAATGAGTCTGGTACAGGCGATTATGGACCTTATATTTGTGTCTGCAGTCTTATGGACATGTGCTGTGTTAACCTGCCTTTCCTGTCTACTTGTCCTATGAGCTTTCATTCATATAATTCTCTGTGTTGCTTACTCCATTCCAgtctcaagttttattttttcccctctggtcAACCTGTATCCATTCTTTGTTATCAAAACTAACTCTGTCTCATCCTccatcttgaaaatattt
It encodes the following:
- the ZNF451 gene encoding E3 SUMO-protein ligase ZNF451 isoform X2; translated protein: MGDPGSEIIECIPPAGPEASESTVEENEDDIQFVSEGPLRPVLEYIDLVSSDDDEPSTSQREDKHKDHIDHQKDKVALTLARLARHVEVEKQQKEEKNRAFREKIDFQHAHGLQELEFIQGHSDTEAARLCVDQWLKMPGLKTGTINSGTKGSFRRGSQIRASGKPISCPIMHCNKEFDNGHLLLGHLKRFDHSPCDPTITLHGPSVSSFACVVCYKNFVTQQQYRDHLFAKEAADDGHKNNLLPQIIQCFACPNCFLLFSSKDECLKHMSGKNHFHQSFKLGDDKAVAQPISFPSFAKKLLISLCKDVPFQVKCVACHQTLRSHMELTAHFRVRCRNAGPVALAEKSIAQVAEKFLLRGYCPHCNHVFVDETSTWNHKQNSGHKVRLINSMEESILLYCHSSEGNKPPSDLHLLQDESKFSSLKRNMSSQESSSQDCSTVPKKKMNLGVKSLGGVVCFQKERSLVKTWFCECHQRFPSEDAVEKHVFSANTMCYKCVVCGKVCEDLGVIRLHMSRIHGGAHLNNFLFWCRTCKKELRRKEAIMAHVTEFHSGHRYFYETDEVAGDTLPSSSTALVSDLTAENPSAITVVDHSPANSPLRGKWQCRICEDMFDSQECVKQHCMSLTSHQFHRYSCTHCKKTFHKMETLQRHCQDEHDSEVKMKYFCGLCDLSFKVEDAFLTHYKEHHSTDYVFVSEKREPSIKTESDFPVIETGNLLTCGCRESYLCKVNRREDHGRCLQTLLGQGRLWFRCGVCSATTQSLSDLHTHVRQAHADLEAPPRGLIKCGTCSKAFQDPESAQQHFHRKHCSPRGPVGARLSAEPKSPPPARAERKPRQTAGGLQTAEPERATETELSGQSADEELVELPDLDYLRTMTHIVFVDFDNWSNFFGHLPGHLNQGTFIWGFQGGNTNWKPPAHCKVYNYLNRIGCFFLHPRCSKRKDAADFAICMHAGRLDEQLPKQIPFTILSGDQGFLELENQFKKTQRPAHILNPHHLEGDMMCALLNSISDTTKECDSDDNLGIKSASVGEEFRSAEDVELEEAIRRSLEEM
- the ZNF451 gene encoding E3 SUMO-protein ligase ZNF451 isoform X4 encodes the protein MGDPGSEIIECIPPAGPEASESTVEENEDDIQFVSEGPLRPVLEYIDLVSSDDDEPSTSQREDKHKDHIDHQKDKVALTLARLARHVEVEKQQKEEKNRAFREKIDFQHAHGLQELEFIQGHSDTEAARLCVDQWLKMPGLKTGTINSGTKGSFRRGSQIRASGKPISCPIMHCNKEFDNGHLLLGHLKRFDHSPCDPTITLHGPSVSSFACVVCYKNFVTQQQYRDHLFAKEAADDGHKNNLLPQIIQCFACPNCFLLFSSKDECLKHMSGKNHFHQSFKLGDDKAVAQPISFPSFAKKLLISLCKDVPFQVKCVACHQTLRSHMELTAHFRVRCRNAGPVALAEKSIAQVAEKFLLRGYCPHCNHVFVDETSTWNHKQNSGHKVRLINSMEESILLYCHSSEGNKPPSDLHLLQDESKFSSLKRNMSSQESSSQDCSTVPKKKMNLGVKSLGGVVCFQKERSLVKTWFCECHQRFPSEDAVEKHVFSANTMCYKCVVCGKVCEDLGVIRLHMSRIHGGAHLNNFLFWCRTCKKELRRKEAIMAHVTEFHSGHRYFYETDEVAGDTLPSSSTALVSDLTAENPSAITVVDHSPANSPLRGKWQCRICEDMFDSQECVKQHCMSLTSHQFHRYSCTHCKKTFHKMETLQRHCQDEHDSEVKMKYFCGLCDLSFKVEDAFLTHYKEHHSTDYVFVSEKREPSIKTESDFPVIETGNLLTCGCRESYLCKVNRREDHGRCLQTLLGQGRLWFRCGVCSATTQSLSDLHTHVRQAHADLEAPPRGLIKCGTCSKAFQDPESAQQHFHRKHCSPRGPVGARLSAEPKSPPPARAERKPRQTAGGLQTAEPERATETELSGQSADEELVELPDLDYLRTMTHIVFVDFDNWSNFFGHLPGHLNQGTFIWGFQGGNTNWKPPAHCKVYNYLNRIGCFFLHPRCSKRKDAADFAICMHAGRLDEQLPKQIPFTILSGDQGFLELENQFKKTQRPAHILNPHHLEGDMMCALLNSISDTTKDVELEEAIRRSLEEM
- the ZNF451 gene encoding E3 SUMO-protein ligase ZNF451 isoform X3 yields the protein MGDPGSEIIECIPPAGPEASESTVEENEDDIQFVSEGPLRPVLEYIDLVSSDDDEPSTSQREDKHKDHIDHQKDKVALTLARLARHVEVEKQQKEEKNRAFREKIDFQHAHGLQELEFIQGHSDTEAARLCVDQWLKMPGLKTGTINSGTKGSFRRGSQIRASGKPISCPIMHCNKEFDNGHLLLGHLKRFDHSPCDPTITLHGPSVSSFACVVCYKNFVTQQQYRDHLFAKEAADDGHKNNLLPQIIQCFACPNCFLLFSSKDECLKHMSGKNHFHQSFKLGDDKAVAQPISFPSFAKKLLISLCKDVPFQVKCVACHQTLRSHMELTAHFRVRCRNAGPVALAEKSIAQVAEKFLLRGYCPHCNHVFVDETSTWNHKQNSGHKVRLINSMEESILLYCHSSEGNKPPSDLHLLQDESKFSSLKRNMSSQESSSQDCSTVPKKKMNLGVKSLGGVVCFQKERSLVKTWFCECHQRFPSEDAVEKHVFSANTMCYKCVVCGKVCEDLGVIRLHMSRIHGGAHLNNFLFWCRTCKKELRRKEAIMAHVTEFHSGHRYFYETDEVAGDTLPSSSTALVSDLTAENPSAITVVDHSPANSPLRGKWQCRICEDMFDSQECVKQHCMSLTSHQFHRYSCTHCKKTFHKMETLQRHCQDEHDSEVKMKYFCGLCDLSFKVEDAFLTHYKEHHSTDYVFVSEKREPSIKTESDFPVIETGNLLTCGCRESYLCKVNRREDHGRCLQTLLGQGRLWFRCGVCSATTQSLSDLHTHVRQAHADLEAPPRGLIKCGTCSKAFQDPESAQQHFHRKHCSPRGPVGARLSAEPKSPPPARAERKPRQTAGGLQTAEPERATETELSGQSADEELVELPDLDYLRTMTHIVFVDFDNWSNFFGHLPGHLNQGTFIWGFQGGNTNWKPPAHCKVYNYLNRIGCFFLHPRCSKRKDAADFAICMHAGRLDEQLPKQIPFTILSGDQGFLELENQFKKTQRPAHILNPHHLEGDMMCALLNSISDTTKECDSDDNLGIKSASVGEEFRSAEGS
- the ZNF451 gene encoding E3 SUMO-protein ligase ZNF451 isoform X1, yielding MGDPGSEIIECIPPAGPEASESTVEENEDDIQFVSEGPLRPVLEYIDLVSSDDDEPSTSQREDKHKDHIDHQKDKVALTLARLARHVEVEKQQKEEKNRAFREKIDFQHAHGLQELEFIQGHSDTEAARLCVDQWLKMPGLKTGTINSGTKGSFRRGSQIRASGKPISCPIMHCNKEFDNGHLLLGHLKRFDHSPCDPTITLHGPSVSSFACVVCYKNFVTQQQYRDHLFAKEAADDGHKNNLLPQIIQCFACPNCFLLFSSKDECLKHMSGKNHFHQSFKLGDDKAVAQPISFPSFAKKLLISLCKDVPFQVKCVACHQTLRSHMELTAHFRVRCRNAGPVALAEKSIAQVAEKFLLRGYCPHCNHVFVDETSTWNHKQNSGHKVRLINSMEESILLYCHSSEGNKPPSDLHLLQDESKFSSLKRNMSSQESSSQDCSTVPKKKMNLGVKSLGGVVCFQKERSLVKTWFCECHQRFPSEDAVEKHVFSANTMCYKCVVCGKVCEDLGVIRLHMSRIHGGAHLNNFLFWCRTCKKELRRKEAIMAHVTEFHSGHRYFYETDEVAGDTLPSSSTALVSDLTAENPSAITVVDHSPANSPLRGKWQCRICEDMFDSQECVKQHCMSLTSHQFHRYSCTHCKKTFHKMETLQRHCQDEHDSEVKMKYFCGLCDLSFKVEDAFLTHYKEHHSTDYVFVSEKREPSIKTESDFPVIETGNLLTCGCRESYLCKVNRREDHGRCLQTLLGQGRLWFRCGVCSATTQSLSDLHTHVRQAHADLEAPPRGLIKCGTCSKAFQDPESAQQHFHRKHCSPRGPVGARLSAEPKSPPPARAERKPRQTAGGLQTAEPERATETELSGQSADEELVELPDLDYLRTMTHIVFVDFDNWSNFFGHLPGHLNQGTFIWGFQGGNTNWKPPAHCKVYNYLNRIGCFFLHPRCSKRKDAADFAICMHAGRLDEQLPKQIPFTILSGDQGFLELENQFKKTQRPAHILNPHHLEGDMMCALLNSISDTTKECDSDDNLGIKSASVGEEFRSAEGLRELFILLHIKSFTNCHCLVVICGIRRSY
- the ZNF451 gene encoding E3 SUMO-protein ligase ZNF451 isoform X5 encodes the protein MSRLKTGTINSGTKGSFRRGSQIRASGKPISCPIMHCNKEFDNGHLLLGHLKRFDHSPCDPTITLHGPSVSSFACVVCYKNFVTQQQYRDHLFAKEAADDGHKNNLLPQIIQCFACPNCFLLFSSKDECLKHMSGKNHFHQSFKLGDDKAVAQPISFPSFAKKLLISLCKDVPFQVKCVACHQTLRSHMELTAHFRVRCRNAGPVALAEKSIAQVAEKFLLRGYCPHCNHVFVDETSTWNHKQNSGHKVRLINSMEESILLYCHSSEGNKPPSDLHLLQDESKFSSLKRNMSSQESSSQDCSTVPKKKMNLGVKSLGGVVCFQKERSLVKTWFCECHQRFPSEDAVEKHVFSANTMCYKCVVCGKVCEDLGVIRLHMSRIHGGAHLNNFLFWCRTCKKELRRKEAIMAHVTEFHSGHRYFYETDEVAGDTLPSSSTALVSDLTAENPSAITVVDHSPANSPLRGKWQCRICEDMFDSQECVKQHCMSLTSHQFHRYSCTHCKKTFHKMETLQRHCQDEHDSEVKMKYFCGLCDLSFKVEDAFLTHYKEHHSTDYVFVSEKREPSIKTESDFPVIETGNLLTCGCRESYLCKVNRREDHGRCLQTLLGQGRLWFRCGVCSATTQSLSDLHTHVRQAHADLEAPPRGLIKCGTCSKAFQDPESAQQHFHRKHCSPRGPVGARLSAEPKSPPPARAERKPRQTAGGLQTAEPERATETELSGQSADEELVELPDLDYLRTMTHIVFVDFDNWSNFFGHLPGHLNQGTFIWGFQGGNTNWKPPAHCKVYNYLNRIGCFFLHPRCSKRKDAADFAICMHAGRLDEQLPKQIPFTILSGDQGFLELENQFKKTQRPAHILNPHHLEGDMMCALLNSISDTTKECDSDDNLGIKSASVGEEFRSAEGLRELFILLHIKSFTNCHCLVVICGIRRSY